Part of the Candidatus Zixiibacteriota bacterium genome, CGAAATCGGAGCCGCTGCCAACCCGATCAACGGCACCTATGAGATCGAAATCAAAGTCGGACCAACTGCCGCTCGGCTGGTATCAGGTTTAGTCGGAAAGATCAGTATCACGCCGACAACTGACCAGCTCGCGGCAATGATCCCCATCGAAGCCCTGGTCGAGGCAAATGAATTGAATGGCTATGTCTATGTCCCTTCCGCTGACGGGAGATCGGCTCGACGTGCGGCAGTGACGGTCGCGTATCTGAAGGGCGGCCTGGCCGTCGTTCACGACCCGTCCAGCGCACTCCAGATGGTGATAACGGCCGGGGCGAGCCGGTTGAGCGACGGTGCGGCCGTGGTCGAAGTGAAGTGATGAGCGTAATCGGCACCATGACCAATCCCGGAGACCCCCAATGAAACTGGCTGAATTCTCGGTTCGGAATCCACAGTTTACGATCGTCCTTTTCGTACTGCTCGTCGGTTTAGGGGTGACATCGTTTATGGCGATCCCGCGCTCGGAGGACCCGATCTTTCCGATCCCACAATTTGCCGTGGTGGCGGTTCTCCCGGGCGGGGGTCCCCACGATGTCGAACAGTTGATAGTCGATCCTCTGGAAAAGAGCATCAAAGAGCTGGAGGATATCAAGCAGATCAAGTCCACTGCCGAAGATCAGCTTGCGATCATCAACGTCGAGTTCAACGCCAATTCCAATGCCGAACGGAAGCATGATGCCGTACTGCGCCAGGTCAATGCCGTCCGCTCGGAACTTCCGGCCGAATTGCTGAGTCTCGAGGTGATCAAGTTCAGCCCCTCCAATGTCAGTATTGTTCAGGCCGCGCTGGTATCGGACTCGGTCGATTATAAGACGCTGGAGATTCACGCCAGGAAATTGAAAGACCGCATCGACGCCATCGCAGGCGTCAAGGACTCCAAGACGTTGGCCTATCCGGAGACGCAGGTCAGGGTATCGTTGGACCTTGAGCGCATTGCGGCGTTGCATGTACCGCTTGGTCAGATCATCGCTGCCGTTCGGAGCGACAACGCCAACATCCCGGGCGGTTCGGTGGATGCCGGTAGACGTCGATTTAATCTGGAATCATCGGGCAAGTATGAGTCGCTCGACCAGATCGGATCGACAGTGATCAGTACTGCCGGCGTCTCCGTTATCCGGGTCCGCGATATCGCCGAGATCGCGTGGGGTCAGGAAAGCGAGACCTATACGGCGCGCTTGAACGGCCATCGGGCGGTGTTCGTGACGGCCACGCTGCAGGCCGGACACAACATTTTCGATGTGCGGGACAAGATATATGCGGAATTCACCGACTTTGCGAGAACGCTTCCGGCCGGTATCTCGTTCGACCCCGGTTTCGATCAGTCTCGTAATGTCGCTCGTCGGCTGGACCATTTGCGGACGGACTTTGTTATTGCGATCCTGCTGGTACTGGTCACGCTCTTGCCGCTTGGCCCCAGGGCATCGTTGATCGTGATGATCTCCATTCCCCTCTCCATGGCGATCGGCACTGCGCTTCTCTATTTCACGGGCTTCAGCTTAAATCAACTCAGCATTGTGGGGTTTGTCATCGCGCTCGGATTGCTTGTCGATGACTCAATCGTTGTCGTCGAGAATATCTCGCGCTTCATTCGCGAAGGGCATAGCCGCCGTGATGCCGCGATCCTGGCGCCCCGGCAGATCGGCGTCGCCGTGATCGGCTGCACGGCAACCCTGATGTTCGCGTTTCTCCCTTTGCTGTTTCTTCCCGGAACACCCGGTAATTATATCCGAAGCCTTCCAGCTTCCGTCCTATGCACGATCGGCGCGTCGCTCGTGGTATCTCTGACTATCATTCCGTTCCTGGCCAGTTTCATCCTTAAGAGGGAGGAGCATCGCGAGGGGAACCTGGTGCTGCGCGGGCTCAACTGGATTCTGGAACGCTCGTATCGCCGCCTGTTACACTGGTCCATCGGCCATCCTCGGTCCACTGTTGCGGCAGCCGCCGTGTTCTTTGTGGCCAGTCTGGGCCTGATACCGGTGATCGGCTTCAGCCTTTTCCCCAAAGCAGGTATTCCTCAATTTCTCATTACGATAGAGGCCCCCGAGGGGAGTTCGGTCTCCGTCGTTGACGATGCCGCACGGTATGTCGAGCACGAACTCATCGGTGCACCAGGGATCAAGGATGTCTTCAGCAACATTGGCAAGGGGAACCCTTCGGTATATTACAACCGCTTCAGTCTGGGAGAGAAGTCGAATATCGGCGAACTGCTCGTGTTGATCGACGAGTATGACACGGACAAAACGCCGAAGTTTCTTGACAGCCTCCGCCAGGTTTATGGCAGCTATCCCGATGCCAAGATCGAAGTCAAGGAATTCGAAAATGGCCCGGCCATCGAGGCGCCCATCGCCATGCGCCTCGTGGGTGATGACCTGGACACGCTTCGGCTGCTGGCCGCCCAGGTCGAGGACGTTATGGCCGGAACACCCGGCACAATGTCGGTGAACAACCCCGTTCGCTCTCCACGGACCGATCTTCGACTAACCATTGACAGAGACAAAGCAGGGCTTCTTGGTTTGCCGTTGGTCGACATACAACGAGCCGTCCGTCTCGGCGTCGCCGGTCTCTCGGTTGGTCAGTTTCGAGAAGAGAACGGCGATGAATATGATATCGTGCTTGGATTGCCGCGTGGGAAACGGCAGACTGTCGAGGCACTGGACAAAATGTATATCGGCTCGACAGTAACCGGCTATGTTCCCCTTCGCCAGGTCGCCACCCAGGAATTTCAGACCTCGCCGACCGAGATCGATCATTTCAAGCAGCGGCGGGCGGTGACAGTGACTTCCGACATAAAGACCGGCTTCAACACCGACCGCGTCACCAAACAGATCCTGACCAACCTCCGCGGACTCGATCTACCAACCGGATACAACCTGATCCCCGCCGGAGAAATCGAAAGTCGCCAGGAGAGCTTTGGGGGATTCAGCTCCGCCATCCTGATTGCTGCCTTTGGGATGCTGGTTGTGCTCATCCTCGAGTTTCGGACGTTCAGAGGCACGCT contains:
- a CDS encoding efflux RND transporter permease subunit, coding for MKLAEFSVRNPQFTIVLFVLLVGLGVTSFMAIPRSEDPIFPIPQFAVVAVLPGGGPHDVEQLIVDPLEKSIKELEDIKQIKSTAEDQLAIINVEFNANSNAERKHDAVLRQVNAVRSELPAELLSLEVIKFSPSNVSIVQAALVSDSVDYKTLEIHARKLKDRIDAIAGVKDSKTLAYPETQVRVSLDLERIAALHVPLGQIIAAVRSDNANIPGGSVDAGRRRFNLESSGKYESLDQIGSTVISTAGVSVIRVRDIAEIAWGQESETYTARLNGHRAVFVTATLQAGHNIFDVRDKIYAEFTDFARTLPAGISFDPGFDQSRNVARRLDHLRTDFVIAILLVLVTLLPLGPRASLIVMISIPLSMAIGTALLYFTGFSLNQLSIVGFVIALGLLVDDSIVVVENISRFIREGHSRRDAAILAPRQIGVAVIGCTATLMFAFLPLLFLPGTPGNYIRSLPASVLCTIGASLVVSLTIIPFLASFILKREEHREGNLVLRGLNWILERSYRRLLHWSIGHPRSTVAAAAVFFVASLGLIPVIGFSLFPKAGIPQFLITIEAPEGSSVSVVDDAARYVEHELIGAPGIKDVFSNIGKGNPSVYYNRFSLGEKSNIGELLVLIDEYDTDKTPKFLDSLRQVYGSYPDAKIEVKEFENGPAIEAPIAMRLVGDDLDTLRLLAAQVEDVMAGTPGTMSVNNPVRSPRTDLRLTIDRDKAGLLGLPLVDIQRAVRLGVAGLSVGQFREENGDEYDIVLGLPRGKRQTVEALDKMYIGSTVTGYVPLRQVATQEFQTSPTEIDHFKQRRAVTVTSDIKTGFNTDRVTKQILTNLRGLDLPTGYNLIPAGEIESRQESFGGFSSAILIAAFGMLVVLILEFRTFRGTLIVASVIPLGVIGGLVALLIGGQTLSFVSMIGFIALMGIEVKNSILLVDFTDQLRLQGLSVDDAIQKAGEIRFVPILLTTLTAIGGLLPLVVEGAPLYAPLAMVVIGGLISSTLLARLVTPVMYKLLAPAL